GAAGAAATACCACTATTCTCTACATACTGTCCGTATTTTAAAATAATATCTTTCCTATTAAACGCTTTCATACAACAACACCAACCTTAAATGAAATAAAACAACTTAAAATATATAAATTAAATATTTAATAATTTATATGAAATTAACTCTCCTAAATTTCCAACCATACCTATTATAAATATTTTTTTATTTTCTTTAATAGTAATTCTTACAAAACTATTTCGTGTTAGAGGAATTGGACAAAATTTTTGTTTTTGATAGAGTGTAGATAAAGAATCAATTTTAATTTCAGGTAATGTAAAAAAAATATCCTTTAACGATAATAATAAATTGAACATAATGTTATTATTATCTAACGCATCAGAAAATTGACGTAACTTATATAAATTCATGAAATTTATAGCCTTTGAAACATGATATATACCAACCATTAATCTCCTTAAAAAAATTACATGTGCTCCACATTTTAACAATTTTCCTAAATCATGAATTAATGTACGAATATACGTTCCTTTCGAACAAGTAATTTCCAATTCAACTATTTCGTTATTAAACTGAATACAATTAATATGATATATAAATACTGTTCTTTGAATTTTAGGAACAGAAATATTTTTCCGAGCATATTTATATAATGGCAAACCTTGATATTTAATTGCTGAATAAACTGGAGGAAATTGAATAATTTTACCTTGAAAATTCTGTAAAGCATTATAAAATTCAATTTGGGTAAAATTAATTGAATGAGTTTCTACAATAGATCCTTCAGAATCATAAGTAGAAGTAACTTGACCTAATTTGCCAATCACATGATATGACTTTATTGAATTTGTTAAATAATTTGATAATTTAGTTGCTTCACCAAAACAAATAGGTAAAATGCCTGTTGCTAATGGATCTAATGTACCTATATAGCCAGCTTTATGAGCTCTAAAAATTTTTTTAATTTTTTGTAATGCCTGATTGGAAGATATGCCTTGGGGTTTGTCTAATAACAATACACCATGAATATTTTTTTTTTAAAATATGCATTTTATAAGCTTTTTGAAGTTGTTTTATTATTCTTATTATTTTTTAAAGAAGATTTAATTATATTAGAAATTTTCATTCCAGTAAGTAAAGAACTATCATGATAAAAATATAAAATTGGAATTTTTCGTAAATTAAATCTTTGATACAATAATTTTCGTATATAATTAGAAGAATTCTGTAATATATTTAATATTTCAGAAATTTTATATTTACTATTAAAAAAATTTTTTGCATTACTATACTGTTCTAAATAACTAAAAAATATTTTTGCACAGGATAAATCACGAGATACACGTACCATAGAAATTGTAACTAAAAAATTAATTCTAGGATCTTTAATATATCGCATTAAAATAATTGATATTTCTTTTTTTAATTCCTGCGAAACACGAATAGCACGTGTAAAATTTTTTTTTTGATTCAATTGAGGGTATTTCATAAAATTTAAAAAATATTGTTAAAAGTAATTAAATAAAATAAATACATAAAATAAATTTTAAAACACGCTATATTTGAGTATTTTCAAATGATTCAATAATATCACCAACACAAATATCATGATATTTTTTTATTCCAATTCCACATTCTTTACCGCTACTCACTTCTTTGACATTTTCTTTAAATCTCCTTAATGAATCTAATTCACCCTCATGTATTATATTATTTCCGCGTAGAACTTTAACTGGATTAGTACGCTTAATTATTCCGTCTATAACCATTACTCCAGCAATGACAGAACATTTAGAAGTTTTAAAAATATTACGAACTTCTGCTTTTCCAACGTGTTTTACTTGATACGCAGGAGAAATCATGTTTTTCATAGATGATTTTATAGCCTTTATAATATCATATATTACTGTATAATAATATGTACTAACTTTCTCTTTCTGAATCATCTGCTTTGCTAAATAATTAGATTTTACGTTAAAACCAATAATTTTAGCCCGAGAAGCTATAGCTAAAGAAACATCAGTTTCAGTAATATCTCCAACATTGGAACTAATAATTTTTATTTCTATAGATGGAATAGATAAAGATTGTACTGTATGAACAATTGCTTCTAAAGAACCTTGAGCATCAGCTTTTAAAATTAAATTAAGTTTAGAATTCGATTCATTTTGTAAATCCTGAAACATGTTTTCAATATTAGATGTTTTATAAGTCAAAAATTTATCTTCTCTAGACCTTTTTTTTCTATATAAAGCAACTTCTCGTGCTTGTTTTTCGGTTGTTACAACATTAAATATATCTCCACTAATAGGAATGCCTGATAATCCTAATATTTGTACTGGAATAGCAGGTTCAGCAATTTGTAATTCTTTTCCAAACGCATCAAGAATTAAACGAATCTTGCCATATTCAAAGCCACATAAAATAATATCCCCTTTCTTTAAACTACCTTCTTTAATTAAAATAGTAGCTATTGGACCTTTACTACTATCTAAAAAAGATTCAATAACTACACCAGAAGCCATACCAGAATATGTAGTAGTTAATTCTAATAATTCAGATTCTAATAATATCGCGTTTAATAAATCATTAATTCCTTGACCTGTTTTTGAGGAAATGGTAACAAATACATGTTTACCACCCCATTCTTCTGGAATAATATCATGTTTCATTAATTCTTTTTTGACGTTTTCAGGATTAGAATCTAATTTATCAATTTTATTAATTGCTACAATTAATGAAACATTAGCAGCTTGAACATGTTGAATAGCTTCAATTGTTTGAGGTTTAACACCATCATCTGCTGCAACAACTAATATTACAATATCTGTAATCTGTACTCCTCGGGCTCTCATTGAAGTAAAAGCAGCATGTCCAGGGGTATCTAGAAAAGTTATCACTCTATTATTGTTTTTAACATGATAAGCACCAATGTGTTGTGTAATTCCTCCAGATTCGTTTAAAGCAATACGAGTAGAACGAATATAATCTAATAAAGAAGTTTTACCGTGATCAACATGACCCATAATAGTTACAATAGGCGGCCTAGTTTGTTTAGTATATTTTTGATTTTCGATATTACGATAATTAATTATTGAATCTTCTAATTTATTATCATTACGTAAAATTACCTTATGTCCCATTTCTTCTATTACTAATTGTGCTGTTTCATGATCAATAACTTGATTTATAGTAACTACAACACCCATGCGTATCATTCTTTTTATTAATTCAGATACTTTTATTGAAAGTTTATTAGATAATTCTAATATTGTAATAGTCTTATTAAGAATAATTTCTCTTGAAATAAAATTAGAAGGTTTAGTAAAATTTTGTTGTAAAACACTACCTCTTTTATTATAAAGAACATGTTTTTTTTTACGCAAACGAATTTTCGGAATTTCAGTCTCTTTAGTGTTATCATAATATTTTAATTTATTTTGATAATTTGTATATTTAATATTTTTAATATTAGAGTACTTATTTTTTTCAATCAATTTCTTTTTTTCATTATCTTTTTTAGTTACATGTAAAAATTTTTTAACATGATTATTTGAAATAGAATCTTTAACAAAAAATTCAGAAGATAAAAAAGAATTAATTTTATTTGAACATTGTAAAATACATAATAATTTAATAATTATTATTTTATAATTATTACTATAATTTCTACTAATAATTACAAAAAATATTTTCTTTAAAAATGGTATTTGATAAAATAACATTTTAAAAATTAAATATCTTAAATTAATTTCTTTCATGATCTCACCTTATATAAATTTAATTAATTATTTAATAAATAAATATTACAACCAATAATCTACTGTAAAATCAATAAAATTTTTAAATATTTATATTTATAAAATTTTAAATAAAATAACTTAATTAATTTTATATTATAAAAACAATAATTTTAACCAATCACGTTATAATATTTTTTATTTTTAAGATTATTCGAAAAAAAAATATTAGTTGTTGTTTTAATAAAATGTGCTGTTTTTCTATCTATTCCTGGAATATTTAATAAATCAGAATACGAAATATACATTAAATCTTTTAATGAAGATAACCCAAATTGAATTAAAGAAGTTATAATCTTTCTATTAAAATTAAAATATTTTATAAATACATTATGAAAATGATACGTAGATTTTTGATCTTCACCCATAATATCTACAATAATAATATTTAACGACCAACCAAGTAATTGAGAAGCTAAACGAACATTTTGGCCATTTTTCCCAATTAATTGAGATATGTTTTCGGAATCAACAAATATATCTATGAAATGATTATTTTTATGAATTACAAGATCATGAATATCAGCTGGTGCAATCACATTCATAGCAAACTTAGAAAGATTATTATCCCATAAAATAATATCTATTCGTTCACCTTGTAATGTATTAGAAATTGATCGAATTCTATTACCTCTCAAACCAATGCAAGCACCAACTGGATCAATTCCATTATCAATAGATTCAACTGCAATTTTTGAACGATAACCAGGATCACGAGCAATAGATTTAATTTTAATTAAACCTTCTTTAACTTCTGGTATTTCAATATTAAGTAATGCTAATAACATTCGAGAATTTGATTGACTAAGTAATAGTTTTATATGATCAATCATGAAATACACCGCACATAACACTCCTTTTACTTTATCACCAATCCTAATATTTCTGATTGATAACATATCTGATCTATATATAACAGCTTCTACAAATTCTCTCACCAATAAAATAATATATGTATTTTTAATTAACTTGACTGTACCTATAATAATTTGACCTTTCTGATTATAAAATTCATCAAGCATGATTAACTGTTTTTCTTCTTGAACTTTTTTAAAAATAATTTTTTTAGCTTCTTTAGTATTTATGTGATGTAGGGTTATTGAAGTGATTTGATCTTGTATGAAATCATTTAATTTTATTTTTTTTTTTTGGATTTTTGCTTTTTTAAAAGCTATTTGTCGATCTGGTTGAATAACTTTTGAAACGACCATCCAACGACGAAAAACATTAAAATCACCATTTATTTTATTAATAAATAATCGAATATCCTTAAAATACGAATACTTACATTTAATAGAAATAGACAATGCGTTTTCTAAAACTTCAAAAATTTTTTCTTGAGATAATAATTCTTTATCAGAAATAGACTTTACAAGAAATAAAATTTCTTTATTCATTAATAACCTCAAAACACTAAAATATAAAAAATATCAATACAAAAAAATACATATATCAAATCGAAAAAAAATAATTCTAAAAATAATAAAATCATAATTTATAAAAATAAAAATTAATTAATGATATTTTGAAAATATTTTATACCGAGAATGGGATTTGAACCCATAAGCTATAATCAATAGCACTACCCCCTCAAAGTAGCGTGTTTACCTATTTTCACCATCTCGGTATAATAATAAAGTTAAATAACACAATAAAATATTCAAAATAATGCAAAATAATCTTATATAATTATCATTAAAATAATTTATTATGTTTTAAATAATATAAAATATTTCATATATTTAAACAATTAATGAAAATTTTTTAAATATTTTTAATTTTATCAAAAAAAAAAAAAAAATAATTTAATATTATTAAACTCTATGACTGTTTAAAATGGATATTAAAAAACACAAAATCAAAAAACATGCTGCAAAAATGTTTTTTATCTTATAAATTAAAGTATTTTTAAAAATAGATTTATTTAACGATTGCAAATGATGATTATTTAAAGAATAAGATAAATTATTATTTCTTTCTGAATTGCATACAATTAAAAAAATTAAAGAACATGAAATAAAAACAAATAAAAATAAAATTATATTATACATAATTGTATTATAATATGCTAATGGAATTAAAATAATTAATATATGATATTTAAAATTTTAAAATATATAAATATTTTTTAAAAAATCTTTTTTTTTAATAAAATAATTATATAAAAAATTATAATTTTAAGGAAAATAATTTTAAAAAAACTAATTAATATTTAATTCCCAACCTATGGGATCTTTAATTGTTTTTCTAGACATTAAATCATTAATTTGATTAGAATCAATAGTTTCATATTTCATTAACGCATCTTTCATAGCATGCAAAATATCTAAATTTTCATGTAACAATTTTTTAGCTCGATTATAATTTTTTTGAATTAATAATTTGACTTCTTCATCAATAATTCTAGATGTTTCATTAGATAAATAGCTTGCGTATACAGATTGACTAAAAAATAGTTTATTTTCATCATCATCAGAATACAATAATGGACCAAGCTTTTCTGAAAAACCCCATTTAGTTATCATATTACGTGCTATTCGAGTTGCTACTTTAATATCATTCATTGCTCCGGTAGATACTTTATAGGGTCCATAAATAATTTCTTCTGCTAATCGACCGCCATATAAAGTTGATATTTGACTTTCTAATTTTTCTCTACTGATACTAACAGCATCAAATTCTGGTAAAAAAATTGTTACTCCTAAAGCAAGACCTCTTGGAACTATGGTTACTTTATGTGCCGGATCATGTTCTGGAACTAACCTTCCAATAATTACATGACCTGACTCATGATATGCAGTTAATTCTTTTTGGGTTTCAGTCATAATCATAGAACGTCTTTCAGACCCAATAATCATTTTATCTTTCGCTTTTTCAAAATCTGACATAGAAACAATTTGATGGTTTGATCTTGCTGCAAATAAAGCAGACTCATTCACTAAATTAGATAAATCAGCTCCAGAAAAACCAGGAGTTCCTCGAGCAATAATCATAGGATCTACATCAGGTGAAACAGGAATATTTTTCATATGTACTTTTAAAATTTTTTCTCTACCCCTAATATCCGGAAGTGAAACTATCACTTGACGATCAAACCTACCAGGTCTTAATAAAGCAGGATCTAAAACATCAGGTCTGTTTGTTGCAGCGATTAATATAATTCCCTCATTACCTTCAAATCCATCCATTTCAACTAACATTTGATTTAAAGTTTGTTCTCGCTCGTCATTTCCACCTCCTAAAGCACTACTCCTTTGACGACCAACAGCATCAATTTCATCAATAAAGATTATACAAGGTGCTGATTTTCTAGCATGATCAAATACATCTCTCACTCTAGATGCTCCTAAGCCTACAAACATTTCAACAAAATCTGAACCTGATAATGTTAAAAATGATACTTTTGCTTCTCCTGCAATAGCTTTTGCTAATAAAGTTTTACCAGTTCCTGGGGGACCAATCATTAAGATTCCTTTTGGAATTTTACACCCTAATTTTTCAAATCGTTTAGGTTCTTTAAGATATTCAACTAATTCCCTAACTTCTTCTTTAGCCTCATTACACCCAGCAACATCAGCAAAAGTAGTTTTAATTGGATTTTCAGAAAATATGTGCATTTTACTCTTCCCAAAAGAATTAGAATTCTTAAGGTGATTTTTTTTTACATGATTAAGCAAATAAACCCATATCCCAATTAATAACATGGTTGGAAACCAAGAAATAAAAATAGATAATAAAATATTTGTTTCTTTTGGAGCACGACCAGTAACAGTAATGCCATGTGATAATAATTGATTCAGTAATTTGCTATCATGTAATGGAATATAAGTAGTATATGTACTTTTGTCTTTTTTAATAATATCAATTAAACTACCATCTACATAAATTTCTTTAATTTCGTTTTTATTTATAGAAGATATAAATGTAGTATAATCAATATTATGATTTTTTTTATCAATTACATGAATACCAAAACATATAAGTATAAAAAAAAAGATTGTTATTAACCAAAAAATAAAACTTTTAGATATTTCATTCAAAAGATTAACCTCATCATTGTTATAATTATTAAAAAACACTTAAAAATTATTTTTTTTATTCATTGCTAATATAAATAATTCACGCGAACGATTTCGAGAAGCATGAGGTTTACAAATTTTTACTATTTTAAAAATAGAACGTATTTTATTTAAATAATTTTTGAATTTCTCTCCTTGAAAAATTTTAATTAAAAAAACACCTGTATTTGACAATATTTTTAAAGTAATATTAAGCGCAAAATTCGATAAAGAAAAAGCATTAGGTATATCAATTGAAGATATTCCTGTAATATTGGGAGACATATCCGACATAACTAAATCAATTTTACGAGATTTTAAAATATCTAATAAAGATTGAAATACTTCTGGTTTCGTGATATCACCATGTAAAAAAAATACTCCTTTTATTTTAATCATAGGATTGATGTCACAGGCTATAACTAATCCTTTATTTCCAATTTTTTTAATTGCATATTGTGACCAACTTCCAGGAGAAGAACCTAAATCTAAAACATATGCACTTCGTTTAAATATATTGTATTTTAAATTAATTTGATCCAACTTAAACCAGGCTCGAGAACGAATTCCACACAAATGAGTATGTTTCACATAAACATCACGAAAATGCTCCGATAACCAACGATTTGAACTATAAGATCGTTTTTTTTTCATACTTGTAAAATAAATTAAAAAATAATAATATTTATATTTTAAAACGAAAATCTTAAAATTAAATATTGATATGAATATTAAAAAATATTATTGAATAATAAAATATGAAATATTAAATATATTTAACACATAATACTTTATAATTTACTAAGCCTGATGGAGTTTCTATTGAAACAATATCAGATTCCATGGTTCCAATTAAACCTCGAGCTAAAGGGGAATTAATTGAAATTAAGTGATTTTTAAAATCAGCTTCATCATCTCCTACAATACGAACCTCTAAAAATTTATTAGTATCTATATTTAATATACTAACAGTGGAACCAAATATTACTTTTCCGTTAAATGGAATATTTTTAATATCAATAATTTGAACTGAATTTAATTTTAACTCAATATTTTTAATTTTTCTTTCATAAAACGCCTGTTGTTCCCTTGCTGCATGATATTCAGCATTTTCTTTTAAATCACCATGTTTTCTAGCTTTTGAAATCTCAGAAATAATTTCCGGTCTTTTATATCTTATAAGTTGATGTAATTCTTTTTGAAGTTTTTTGAAACCTGATAAGGTAATTGGGGTTTTAAACATAAATAAAATCCTACAAATATAATTAAAACATATAAATATAATAGACATATATTATCGAAAATAATACAATACTCTATATAATTAAATATATTTAACAATCTCAAATTAAAAATAAACCACTAAAATATCAAACATGTCATTCTAAAATAAAAAAATATTGATATAAAAAAAATCAAATAATTTATCTATAATAATTTAAAATCTTTTAATTGGTTGAAATATGAATACTTTAGAAATAGAATCTTGCATAAAAAAAGCAGTAGAATTAAATAATATATATATCATAGGTGACTTAAATCATATAAAAATTATTGCTATAGGAAATATATTTATTGGTATGAATAATGTTCAAAAACAACAAATTATTTATAAACCAATTACAAAATATATTATGAAAAAAAAAATTCATGCGATCTCGATTTATACTTTTACACTAAAAGAATGGGAGAAAAAAAAGGGTAATTTTTTTGTAAATTGATTAAATTAAATTAAGATGTAATTAATATAATTTTTATAAAATATTATATTAATAAAAGAAGGATAATAAATAGATATATCGTGTTACAATAAGTTAATTAAATGAAAAATGTGTAAGATTAAACAGAGGAATATAATGTATGTATGCAATATTTTCTAATGGCGGAAAACAATACCAAGCCAAAATCGGTCAAACTATTCGTTTAGAGAAAATTAATCTCAACCAAGGAAAACAAATTAAATTTCATAATATTTTGATGATAGTAGATAATAATAATATCCAAATTGGAAAACCAAAAATATTAAATTCTTTTGTTTTAGGAGATATTATACAACATGGAAAAAATAAAAAAATAAAAATCATTAAATTCAATCGCAGAAAACATTATAAAAAAACACAAGGACACAGACAAAATTTTACAGATATAAAAATTATAAGTATTCAACACTCTACAACATAAAAATACAAAGGAGAACGTATGGCGCATAAAAAAGCAGGTGGTTCAACAAGAAATGGAAGAGATTCAAGATCTAAAAGATTAGGGATTAAACATTTTGGGGGAGAACAAATTAAATCAGGATCAATTATTATTAGACAAAGAGGAACAAAATTTCATCCTGGAAATAATGTAAAAATAGGAAAAGACCATACAATATTTGCAACAAAATCAGGAAAAGTAAAATTCGAAATTAAAGGATTAAAACAAAAAAAATACATTAGTATTATTTAAATAAATCATTTTTATATTATGATATACCAATAAGATATATTATTATTCTTAAATAATAAAATAAATTAATTAAATATTAATAATTCATTATATAATAAAATGTAATAATATTACTTAGTATTAATTGCTATATAAAAAAATATCGTGAGACCTAAGTATTATGAAATTTCTAGATCAAATTAATATTCGTGTTATAGGTGGAAACGGAGGTAATGGATGCATTCACTTTAGAAGAGAAAAGTATATCCCTAAAGGTGGACCAGATGGTGGAAACGGAGGTAATGGAGGAAATATCTGGATACAAACCGATCAAAATTTAAATACATTAATTGATTATAGATTTAAAAAATATATTATTGCTCAAAATGGAGAGCATGGAAAATCAAAAAATCGATCTGGAAAAAATGGAAAAGATATTATTCTAAAAGTACCTCTCGGTACTAGAATAATCTCATTAGAAACCAGTGAAATTATTTCAGATTTAACAAAAAATAACCAAAAAATATTAATAGCAAAGGGTGGTTATAAAGGTATTGGAAATGTTCGTTTTAAATCTTCTACAAACCGTACCCCGTATCAAAATACTTTAGGAAAACCAGGAGAAAGTCGCGATATCAAGTTAGAATTAATTCTTATTGCAGATGTTGGAATATTAGGTTTACCTAATTCAGGGAAATCCACATTAATACAATCAATTTCTCAAGCTAAACCAAAAATAGGAGAATATCCTTTTACAACTTTGATTCCAAATTTAGGAACAGTTTATTTAAATAATCAAAAAAAATTTATTATTGCAGATATTCCGGGTATAATAAAAGGAGCTTCTTTAGGATTAGGTTTAGGTATAAACTTTTTAAAACATTTAGAAAGATGTCATGTAATATTACATTTAGTAGATTTTTCACCTAAAACTAATATTATTTTAAAAAACATCAATATTATTGAAACAGAACTTAAAGCATACAGCATGAAATTATATAATAAAATTCAATGGATAATTTTTAATAAAATTGATAAATTAACACCAAAAGAAATTAAAAAAAAAATTTCATGTGTAGAAAAAAAAATTAAAAAAAAGCCAAATATGTTCTTTATTTCTGGAATAAATAAAATTGGAACATATGAATTATCTGTTAAAATATTTCAATATCTCAAAAATGAATAAATATAACATTTTTATATAATTGATCTTTAATGATTTAAAATCCGGATAATCTAATATTCCGGATTATATAAAAATATATGAATGAATATAATGTTATCTTTTTGAAAATTGTGGTTTTTTTCTAGATTTTTTAAGTCCAATTTTTTTTCTTTCTACTTTACGAGAATCTCGAGTAACAAAACCCGCTTCCCTTAAGCTTGATCTAAATAATGAATCGTATTTTATTAAAACACGAGTAATTCCTTGTCGGATTGCTCCAGCTTGACCAGAAGTACCACCACCTTTCACTGTAATATATAAATTTATTTTATCTAACATATTAGTTAATTTTAATGGACTTAAAATCACCATACGAGTAATTTCCAGAGGAAAATATTGTAAAAAAGATCTTTTGTTAACTGTAATATTACCTAATCCTATTTTTAAAAAAACACGAGCAGAAGAACTTTTACGACGACCTGTAGCATAATATTGAAAATTAATCATTTTATAATATACCTAAATTATATATCTAAAAATTTGGGTTTTTGAGCGTAATGATTATGCTCATTAAAAGCATAAACCTTCAATTTACTAAATATTATTCGTCCCAATGGACCTTTTGGTAACATGCCTTTTACAGCATGAGAAATAATTCTTTCAGGGAAATTCAATAACATTTCTTGAAAAGATATTTTTTTTATACCACCAACATACCCAGTATGTCGATAATAAAATTTTTTTAGTTTCTTATTACCGGTGACTATAATTTTTGAAGCGTTTAAAACGATAATATAATCTCCAAAATCAAGATAAGGAGTATATTTTGTTTTATGTTTTCCTTTTAAATAATAAGCTATCTTTGAAGCAAATCTTCCTAAGATTTTATCAGTCGCATCTACATAATACCATTTTTTTTTAATATCATTACAATCGTTTGAAATAATTTTCATAATAACCACCTAAAATTCTTAAAATCAATAAATATTAAGTATATAAAATACATTTAAAATATTAAACACAATATATTTCTTTAAATTACAAAAAATTAATTAAATAGCGCTTTGATCAATAAATATGATACAATCAATATTTTCAAATTAAACAAAATATAAAACATATTATTTTAAAAAAATATATTTAAAATCAAAAAAAAAGAAATAAATAAGTATATTAATATAAAAAATAATATTTAAAACTTTACCGTTCTATTAGGTACAGAAAAATATGAACCTTAAAAATACTTTACTTGAATTAAGAAAAAAAATTAATATTATTGATAAAAAATTACTAATTTTATTATCTCAAAGAAGAAATATTGCAATTCAAATAGCAAAAAATAAAATTATTAATCAATACCCTATTCGAGATAAAAAAAGGGAAAAAGAATTACTTGAAAAATTAATTATTTTTGGAAAAAAAAAATTACTTTCTAAAAATTATATCCAAGAAATCTTTGAAAGAATTATTCAGGATTCTGTTATAATACAAAAAAAAATACAAAAAAATATCAATATATATGAATATTTAAAAACACCAACATTTTCTATTCTTGGACCTAAAGGATCTTACTCTTATATTGCTGCTACACAATATGCAAAAAAAAAATATGAAAATTTTCAAATTATTGAACATACCAATTTCTATAAAATTTTTCAAGCAGTAGAAAATAAACAATCAAATTATGGAATTATCCCCATTGAAAATCGTTCTTCTGGTTTTATTCAAGAAGTATATGATCTACTATATAATACCAATCTATATATCGTAGAAGAATTAATAATTCCTATTAATCATTGCTTACTAGTAAAACCAAGCACATATATTGAAGATATAAAAATTGTTTATAGCCATAGTCAACCATTCCAACAATGTAAAAATTTTATGGAAAAATTTCCAAACTGGAAAACGGAATATACTGAAAGTACTTCATGTGCAATTGAAAAAGTTTCTCGAAGCAAAAAAAATAATAC
The sequence above is a segment of the Buchnera aphidicola (Symydobius americanus) genome. Coding sequences within it:
- the rpsI gene encoding 30S ribosomal protein S9, translating into MINFQYYATGRRKSSSARVFLKIGLGNITVNKRSFLQYFPLEITRMVILSPLKLTNMLDKINLYITVKGGGTSGQAGAIRQGITRVLIKYDSLFRSSLREAGFVTRDSRKVERKKIGLKKSRKKPQFSKR
- the rplM gene encoding 50S ribosomal protein L13 encodes the protein MKIISNDCNDIKKKWYYVDATDKILGRFASKIAYYLKGKHKTKYTPYLDFGDYIIVLNASKIIVTGNKKLKKFYYRHTGYVGGIKKISFQEMLLNFPERIISHAVKGMLPKGPLGRIIFSKLKVYAFNEHNHYAQKPKFLDI
- the greA gene encoding transcription elongation factor GreA — translated: MFKTPITLSGFKKLQKELHQLIRYKRPEIISEISKARKHGDLKENAEYHAAREQQAFYERKIKNIELKLNSVQIIDIKNIPFNGKVIFGSTVSILNIDTNKFLEVRIVGDDEADFKNHLISINSPLARGLIGTMESDIVSIETPSGLVNYKVLCVKYI
- the ftsH gene encoding ATP-dependent zinc metalloprotease FtsH, with product MFFNNYNNDEVNLLNEISKSFIFWLITIFFFILICFGIHVIDKKNHNIDYTTFISSINKNEIKEIYVDGSLIDIIKKDKSTYTTYIPLHDSKLLNQLLSHGITVTGRAPKETNILLSIFISWFPTMLLIGIWVYLLNHVKKNHLKNSNSFGKSKMHIFSENPIKTTFADVAGCNEAKEEVRELVEYLKEPKRFEKLGCKIPKGILMIGPPGTGKTLLAKAIAGEAKVSFLTLSGSDFVEMFVGLGASRVRDVFDHARKSAPCIIFIDEIDAVGRQRSSALGGGNDEREQTLNQMLVEMDGFEGNEGIILIAATNRPDVLDPALLRPGRFDRQVIVSLPDIRGREKILKVHMKNIPVSPDVDPMIIARGTPGFSGADLSNLVNESALFAARSNHQIVSMSDFEKAKDKMIIGSERRSMIMTETQKELTAYHESGHVIIGRLVPEHDPAHKVTIVPRGLALGVTIFLPEFDAVSISREKLESQISTLYGGRLAEEIIYGPYKVSTGAMNDIKVATRIARNMITKWGFSEKLGPLLYSDDDENKLFFSQSVYASYLSNETSRIIDEEVKLLIQKNYNRAKKLLHENLDILHAMKDALMKYETIDSNQINDLMSRKTIKDPIGWELNIN
- the cgtA gene encoding Obg family GTPase CgtA, whose translation is MKFLDQINIRVIGGNGGNGCIHFRREKYIPKGGPDGGNGGNGGNIWIQTDQNLNTLIDYRFKKYIIAQNGEHGKSKNRSGKNGKDIILKVPLGTRIISLETSEIISDLTKNNQKILIAKGGYKGIGNVRFKSSTNRTPYQNTLGKPGESRDIKLELILIADVGILGLPNSGKSTLIQSISQAKPKIGEYPFTTLIPNLGTVYLNNQKKFIIADIPGIIKGASLGLGLGINFLKHLERCHVILHLVDFSPKTNIILKNINIIETELKAYSMKLYNKIQWIIFNKIDKLTPKEIKKKISCVEKKIKKKPNMFFISGINKIGTYELSVKIFQYLKNE
- the rplU gene encoding 50S ribosomal protein L21: MYAIFSNGGKQYQAKIGQTIRLEKINLNQGKQIKFHNILMIVDNNNIQIGKPKILNSFVLGDIIQHGKNKKIKIIKFNRRKHYKKTQGHRQNFTDIKIISIQHSTT
- a CDS encoding BolA family protein; translation: MNTLEIESCIKKAVELNNIYIIGDLNHIKIIAIGNIFIGMNNVQKQQIIYKPITKYIMKKKIHAISIYTFTLKEWEKKKGNFFVN
- a CDS encoding RlmE family RNA methyltransferase; protein product: MKKKRSYSSNRWLSEHFRDVYVKHTHLCGIRSRAWFKLDQINLKYNIFKRSAYVLDLGSSPGSWSQYAIKKIGNKGLVIACDINPMIKIKGVFFLHGDITKPEVFQSLLDILKSRKIDLVMSDMSPNITGISSIDIPNAFSLSNFALNITLKILSNTGVFLIKIFQGEKFKNYLNKIRSIFKIVKICKPHASRNRSRELFILAMNKKNNF
- the rpmA gene encoding 50S ribosomal protein L27, whose amino-acid sequence is MAHKKAGGSTRNGRDSRSKRLGIKHFGGEQIKSGSIIIRQRGTKFHPGNNVKIGKDHTIFATKSGKVKFEIKGLKQKKYISII